One window of the Rhizobium etli 8C-3 genome contains the following:
- a CDS encoding SDR family NAD(P)-dependent oxidoreductase, with product MSRLNGRTVIVTGGARGIGASYARAVAAEGANVAICDILDTSDIVSEIGEQAWGSISDVADANSVRTFVDGVLDRFGRIDGLVNNAALFATLGKNKPFDEIDTEEFDRVMRINVGGVFECCKAVMPTMRKQGYGKIVNISSGTFFKGTPGKAHYVASKGAVVALTRVIARETGRHGVRANCVAPGFTLSEGVLEWGEEVAAHSTPSVASRCIARDQQPEDLNGAIVFLLSAESDFISGQTLAVDGGSVIH from the coding sequence ATGAGCAGATTGAATGGTAGGACGGTCATCGTGACTGGGGGAGCCCGGGGCATAGGCGCATCATATGCGAGGGCAGTGGCGGCAGAAGGAGCAAATGTTGCGATATGTGATATCCTCGATACGAGCGACATCGTATCGGAGATCGGAGAGCAAGCCTGGGGTAGCATCTCTGACGTGGCGGACGCCAATTCAGTGAGGACATTCGTAGACGGCGTGCTCGATCGCTTTGGTCGCATCGACGGTCTGGTCAACAACGCCGCTCTTTTCGCCACGCTTGGCAAGAACAAACCGTTCGACGAAATCGACACCGAGGAATTCGACCGGGTCATGCGGATCAACGTCGGTGGCGTTTTCGAATGCTGCAAAGCGGTCATGCCGACCATGCGTAAGCAAGGCTACGGCAAGATCGTCAATATCTCCTCCGGCACGTTTTTTAAAGGAACGCCGGGCAAAGCGCATTATGTTGCTTCGAAAGGTGCCGTCGTGGCTCTTACCCGGGTCATCGCGCGTGAAACGGGTCGCCACGGCGTACGCGCCAACTGTGTTGCGCCCGGGTTTACGCTAAGTGAGGGTGTACTCGAATGGGGCGAGGAGGTCGCCGCGCATAGTACACCTTCCGTCGCTTCCCGTTGTATAGCACGCGACCAACAGCCCGAAGACCTCAATGGCGCGATTGTCTTCCTGTTGTCTGCCGAGAGCGACTTCATCAGCGGCCAGACGCTGGCGGTCGATGGCGGGTCGGTGATCCACTGA
- a CDS encoding 3-keto-5-aminohexanoate cleavage protein produces MVPRHRKTIITCAITGAIHTPTMSDALPYTADDIATQAIEAAKAGAAILHLHARRPHDGGVSIDTDHFAAFLPRIKQATGAVVNISTGGSLTHTVAERLRPALTFSPEMCSLNMGSINFSFHPLTDRYETWKFDWEKDYVAGSEGNIFRNTFRDIREAATALEPHAIKFEHECYDVGHLYNLKFGLAQGWFKPPIFVQFVLGILGGIGAEIDNLIFMKRTADRLFGDSYDWSVLGAGAAQMPLAAAAAQLGGNVRVGLEDSLQISRGRLASSNAEQVRKVRRILEELGHEIATPEEAREMLALKGADRTAF; encoded by the coding sequence ATGGTTCCGCGACACAGGAAAACGATCATCACCTGCGCTATCACGGGTGCTATCCATACACCCACAATGTCGGATGCCCTCCCCTATACCGCCGACGACATAGCGACACAGGCCATTGAGGCGGCAAAGGCCGGCGCCGCAATCCTGCATCTTCACGCTCGCCGGCCCCATGACGGCGGCGTTTCCATAGACACCGACCATTTCGCAGCCTTCCTCCCCCGCATCAAGCAAGCGACTGGGGCGGTCGTAAACATCTCCACGGGCGGCAGCCTGACGCATACCGTCGCCGAACGGCTCCGGCCGGCCCTGACCTTCTCACCTGAAATGTGCTCGCTCAACATGGGTTCGATAAACTTCTCCTTTCATCCCCTGACGGATCGTTATGAGACGTGGAAGTTTGACTGGGAGAAGGATTACGTCGCTGGCTCCGAGGGCAACATCTTCCGTAACACGTTCAGGGATATACGCGAGGCAGCAACCGCCCTGGAGCCGCACGCCATCAAGTTTGAGCATGAATGCTACGACGTCGGGCACCTCTACAACCTGAAATTTGGACTTGCTCAGGGATGGTTCAAGCCACCGATCTTCGTGCAGTTCGTGCTCGGCATTCTTGGTGGTATCGGCGCAGAGATCGACAACCTTATCTTCATGAAACGGACGGCCGACCGACTATTCGGTGACTCTTATGATTGGTCCGTGCTGGGGGCCGGCGCTGCCCAGATGCCGTTGGCCGCGGCGGCGGCACAGCTTGGCGGAAATGTGCGGGTCGGTCTTGAGGATTCGCTTCAAATCAGCCGCGGTCGATTGGCTTCATCCAATGCCGAGCAGGTTCGAAAGGTGCGGCGAATCCTTGAAGAGCTTGGACATGAGATCGCAACACCAGAGGAAGCGCGCGAAATGCTCGCACTCAAGGGGGCAGACCGCACCGCGTTCTAA
- a CDS encoding amidohydrolase family protein, with protein MTIDIFTHFFPKRYLQELSDRGAGLGAIAGRMKGLPAILDLEARFRAMDVLDDYKQIVALPNPAVEDVASPTVAADLARIGNDDLALIVDRHADRFPAFVASVSLLDIDAALTEIRRAIEQLGAKGIQIYSNIAGKPLDLPEFLPIFRLMADYDLPIWLHPTRTAAMSDYRSEAKSRYEMWWCFGWPYETSVAMARLAFSGIFDRHPDLKIITHHLGGMVPFYEGRLGPGMKFLGNRTPDEDYSTVLTSLKKPHMDYFRMFYADTAMFGGAAGLPTGLTFFGTDRIVFATDAPFAPVRETFDALNELDLAAQDRQKILEGNARKLLKLSSV; from the coding sequence GTGACAATCGATATTTTCACCCACTTCTTCCCGAAGAGGTACCTTCAAGAACTCAGCGATCGAGGAGCGGGCCTCGGTGCGATCGCCGGAAGGATGAAGGGTCTGCCGGCCATACTCGATCTCGAAGCCCGTTTCCGTGCGATGGACGTTCTGGACGATTACAAGCAGATCGTCGCGCTGCCGAACCCCGCCGTGGAGGATGTTGCATCACCCACCGTAGCTGCAGATCTTGCCCGGATAGGTAATGACGATCTAGCCCTCATCGTCGATCGTCATGCCGATCGTTTCCCCGCCTTCGTCGCGTCAGTGTCCCTGCTCGATATCGACGCTGCATTGACGGAAATTCGGCGTGCTATTGAGCAGCTTGGTGCCAAGGGCATCCAGATCTATAGCAACATCGCAGGAAAGCCGCTGGATCTTCCGGAGTTCCTGCCGATCTTCCGGCTGATGGCGGATTACGATCTCCCAATCTGGCTGCACCCCACGCGTACCGCCGCCATGTCGGATTACAGATCGGAAGCGAAATCCCGCTACGAAATGTGGTGGTGCTTCGGTTGGCCTTACGAGACTTCCGTGGCAATGGCGCGCCTTGCCTTTTCCGGCATCTTCGACCGGCATCCCGATCTCAAGATCATCACCCACCATCTCGGCGGGATGGTGCCCTTTTACGAAGGGCGCCTGGGTCCAGGCATGAAGTTTCTGGGCAACAGGACGCCTGACGAAGATTACAGCACGGTGCTGACTTCGCTGAAAAAGCCGCACATGGACTACTTCCGCATGTTCTACGCCGACACCGCGATGTTCGGCGGCGCTGCCGGCTTGCCAACCGGTCTGACCTTCTTTGGCACCGACCGGATCGTGTTCGCGACCGATGCGCCTTTCGCACCTGTCCGCGAGACGTTCGACGCGCTGAACGAACTCGATCTTGCAGCGCAGGACAGACAGAAAATCCTCGAAGGCAATGCCAGGAAGCTCCTCAAGCTTTCTTCTGTCTGA
- a CDS encoding VOC family protein, with protein sequence MNEVFNPRVFQLGYVALGVRDLRRSEAHYCEVMGLTEAARDKSSVYLSVGAEHHNLVLREADDKAFLHLGYQLKPETDIGGFIRDLEDFGLSAERKTDSQPGIPELVEVVAPGGNVFQFYADIGVGPGFRRIGIAPMRLGHVAVITPEAGKLRAFYEEFLGFHYADDIGGVATFMTCNRDHHVVNLVGLPEARVHHIAFELSDNADHPKACDTLAAANLSTLWGPARHYAGHNLAGYHYDPDRVMVELYTQMDVYLPATGTFEPRPWHRQNPLRPQSWRPEQMTNWETSFGFDLVRA encoded by the coding sequence ATGAACGAAGTTTTCAACCCGCGGGTTTTTCAGCTTGGCTATGTTGCACTAGGTGTTCGTGATCTGCGGCGATCTGAAGCACACTACTGCGAAGTTATGGGGCTGACGGAGGCCGCACGGGATAAATCCTCAGTCTATCTTTCGGTTGGAGCAGAGCACCACAACCTGGTCCTGCGCGAGGCTGATGACAAAGCGTTTCTGCATCTCGGCTATCAATTGAAGCCCGAAACCGATATCGGCGGGTTCATCCGCGATCTCGAAGATTTCGGCTTGTCGGCGGAGAGAAAGACCGACAGCCAGCCTGGAATCCCGGAGCTTGTCGAAGTGGTGGCTCCAGGAGGCAACGTTTTCCAGTTTTATGCGGATATCGGGGTCGGGCCGGGCTTTCGCCGTATTGGCATTGCCCCAATGCGGCTTGGTCACGTCGCCGTTATTACGCCGGAAGCTGGAAAACTTCGCGCTTTTTACGAGGAGTTCCTGGGCTTCCACTATGCCGACGACATAGGTGGCGTTGCTACTTTCATGACATGCAATCGGGATCATCACGTCGTCAATCTCGTCGGCCTTCCGGAAGCGCGTGTTCATCACATAGCCTTTGAGCTTTCGGACAATGCGGATCATCCGAAAGCGTGCGACACGTTGGCCGCTGCAAACCTTTCCACGCTCTGGGGTCCAGCGCGCCACTATGCCGGCCACAATCTTGCGGGCTATCATTACGATCCCGATCGCGTGATGGTCGAGCTTTACACGCAGATGGACGTCTATCTGCCGGCGACCGGGACATTCGAACCGCGTCCGTGGCATCGTCAGAATCCGCTCCGGCCTCAAAGCTGGCGTCCTGAACAGATGACAAACTGGGAAACCAGTTTCGGTTTTGATCTGGTCAGGGCGTGA
- a CDS encoding xanthine dehydrogenase family protein molybdopterin-binding subunit has protein sequence MAGRSGHAQAPLDLEGETLVSGRGQFTDDIITQDALVGVFVRSSIAHGIIRGIHTEAAKAAPGVVGVFTGEDLAAAGCNPITFMVPLFEIDGQTEVPYVRTPRPAIARDRIRHIGECVALIVAETAGAAQDAADLVDLDIEDLEPFMVPKVATEAPDTPIWDTAPANQSYTWLAGNQEAVDSALSHAAHTVSVSLRNQRLAGSPLEPRAAVASYDRETERYTLYAGSQGTTFLRKGLADALGVPPESVRVVSKHVGGGFGLKVYVYPEYVAVAVASRVLGRTIRWTSTRSEALMADQGARDSALKITGAFDDNGRVTGISCDIVSNIGAYAIGIGTRVQSSVIAENIAGPYLTPEIAIRSIGVHTNSVPTSPYRGAGRPETTYMLERLMDKAARTIGIDPIEVRRRNLIPRDRIPYTGPMNQVYDSGDFSAVLEEAVRRSDWEDFERRREAARKNGVVRGIGCSLFAETAGANFMEPLDFRVTEDDFVELRITGVSTGQRHLSTITHIVSERLGISHEHIRFIAGDSDQVPMGSPAVGSRVGQMTGSAAFQAADSAIARGRMMVGSITDGRYNDIDYADGYYTIGSTGERIAFLDVPKRVAALKRQGKQIEETLDAVEVFRSPGFSFPNGCHICEVEIDPQTGKLAIVQYTAVDDCGNVINHAVVEGQLVGGIAQGLGQALMEEVVYDETGQLLTGSFMDYAMPRAEDMPRSLTIIDLPDPTPSNPLGAKGVGESGTTGSLAAIVSAVEDALRPLGVTDVQMPLTPCRLWQAIRAAKSSM, from the coding sequence ATGGCTGGCAGATCCGGACATGCACAGGCGCCTCTCGATCTGGAGGGTGAGACCCTCGTGTCAGGCCGGGGCCAGTTCACGGACGACATCATCACCCAGGACGCTCTGGTGGGTGTGTTCGTAAGATCTTCCATCGCCCACGGCATCATTCGCGGCATCCATACAGAAGCTGCAAAGGCTGCGCCCGGCGTGGTCGGAGTATTCACCGGGGAGGATCTAGCCGCCGCCGGGTGCAACCCCATCACGTTCATGGTGCCTCTCTTCGAAATAGACGGCCAGACGGAAGTCCCTTACGTCAGAACGCCACGCCCGGCCATCGCCCGCGACAGGATCCGCCACATCGGTGAGTGCGTCGCGCTGATCGTGGCGGAAACAGCTGGCGCGGCGCAGGACGCTGCGGACCTCGTCGATCTTGATATCGAGGATTTGGAACCGTTCATGGTCCCCAAGGTAGCGACCGAGGCGCCGGATACGCCGATCTGGGATACAGCGCCAGCGAACCAAAGCTACACATGGCTTGCCGGAAACCAAGAGGCAGTCGATTCAGCTCTCTCACATGCCGCCCACACGGTGTCCGTCAGCCTACGGAACCAGCGGCTGGCGGGCAGCCCGCTGGAACCCCGCGCGGCGGTCGCAAGCTACGATCGTGAAACCGAACGCTATACGCTCTACGCCGGCAGCCAGGGGACGACGTTCCTGCGCAAGGGGCTAGCTGACGCGCTTGGCGTACCCCCGGAAAGCGTGCGCGTCGTGAGCAAGCATGTCGGAGGCGGGTTTGGTCTCAAAGTCTACGTTTATCCTGAATATGTCGCGGTTGCGGTGGCGAGCCGGGTTCTTGGCCGGACGATACGCTGGACGTCCACTCGATCCGAGGCATTGATGGCCGATCAGGGAGCGCGTGACAGTGCGCTCAAGATCACCGGCGCTTTCGACGATAACGGCCGCGTGACCGGAATTTCCTGCGACATCGTCTCCAACATCGGCGCCTATGCCATCGGCATCGGAACGCGCGTCCAGTCCTCCGTCATAGCGGAAAACATCGCCGGTCCCTATCTAACTCCCGAAATCGCGATCCGCAGCATCGGGGTTCACACCAATTCGGTTCCGACATCGCCTTACCGCGGTGCAGGACGTCCAGAAACCACCTACATGCTGGAACGTCTAATGGACAAGGCTGCCCGGACGATCGGGATCGATCCAATCGAGGTTCGTCGCCGCAATCTCATTCCACGCGACCGGATCCCCTACACGGGACCCATGAACCAGGTCTATGACAGCGGCGACTTCTCCGCCGTCTTAGAAGAAGCCGTCCGTCGTTCAGATTGGGAAGATTTTGAAAGGCGACGTGAAGCCGCCCGCAAAAATGGCGTTGTCCGCGGTATCGGCTGCTCGCTTTTCGCTGAAACCGCTGGCGCCAATTTCATGGAACCGCTCGACTTTCGCGTGACGGAGGACGACTTCGTGGAACTGCGTATCACAGGTGTGTCGACGGGCCAGCGGCATCTCTCGACCATAACGCACATCGTCAGCGAGCGTCTCGGCATCAGCCATGAGCATATCCGCTTCATCGCCGGAGATTCTGACCAGGTTCCAATGGGGTCGCCGGCGGTCGGCTCACGGGTCGGGCAGATGACCGGCTCCGCGGCTTTTCAGGCGGCGGACAGCGCGATTGCCCGCGGGCGCATGATGGTCGGCTCGATCACCGATGGCCGGTATAACGACATCGACTATGCCGACGGTTACTACACGATCGGCAGCACTGGTGAACGCATAGCATTTCTCGACGTTCCCAAGCGGGTTGCGGCGCTGAAAAGGCAAGGCAAGCAAATCGAAGAGACGCTGGATGCCGTCGAAGTCTTCAGGTCGCCAGGCTTTTCGTTCCCCAACGGCTGCCATATTTGCGAAGTCGAGATCGATCCCCAGACAGGCAAGCTCGCGATTGTTCAATATACCGCGGTCGATGACTGCGGCAACGTCATCAACCACGCCGTCGTCGAGGGTCAACTCGTCGGCGGCATTGCCCAAGGGCTTGGGCAGGCTTTGATGGAGGAAGTCGTCTATGACGAAACCGGGCAGCTTTTGACCGGCTCGTTCATGGACTACGCAATGCCGCGTGCCGAGGATATGCCCCGCTCCTTGACGATCATCGATCTGCCGGATCCGACGCCATCCAATCCCCTGGGAGCAAAAGGTGTCGGCGAGTCGGGAACGACCGGGTCGTTGGCTGCCATCGTCAGCGCCGTTGAAGACGCCTTGCGGCCGCTCGGCGTGACCGATGTGCAGATGCCCTTGACACCCTGCCGTCTCTGGCAAGCGATCCGCGCTGCGAAATCTTCAATGTAA
- a CDS encoding GntR family transcriptional regulator translates to METYANHKSNTARTYEDLRDAIIDAKYPPGEKLRIEQLCKVLDASSGAVREALSRLTAEGLVLAEPQRGFAIAPISRRDLEDLTDVRVEIECRCLAESIANGDIAWEGRVLSLQHQLRSLQQGPYAPGSPETQLWHRLHEAFHRELTSACTNTWWQRLREQLYLQSERYRRLSGPYEGTRRNISAEHDAIANAAIARDSETASRLMAEHLRMTTEILLKSAIPSTDSPPKKR, encoded by the coding sequence ATGGAAACCTATGCGAATCACAAGAGCAATACGGCACGGACCTACGAGGACCTCCGCGATGCAATTATAGATGCGAAGTATCCGCCGGGAGAGAAGCTTCGTATCGAGCAGCTTTGCAAAGTGCTGGACGCAAGCTCCGGCGCGGTGCGAGAAGCTCTTTCGCGGCTTACAGCCGAGGGGCTCGTACTAGCAGAACCGCAACGCGGCTTCGCGATTGCTCCAATTTCCCGCCGCGATCTCGAGGATCTCACGGATGTCCGGGTCGAAATCGAGTGCCGCTGCCTTGCCGAATCCATCGCAAACGGAGACATCGCCTGGGAGGGAAGAGTGCTTTCCCTCCAGCATCAGCTTCGGTCCCTTCAGCAGGGCCCCTATGCGCCGGGATCGCCGGAAACCCAGCTCTGGCACAGGTTGCACGAAGCCTTTCATCGCGAACTGACCTCCGCCTGCACGAACACGTGGTGGCAGCGGCTGCGCGAGCAGCTTTACCTACAATCGGAACGGTATCGCCGGCTGTCGGGACCGTACGAGGGAACAAGGCGCAACATTTCAGCCGAGCATGACGCAATCGCGAACGCTGCGATCGCTCGTGACAGCGAGACGGCCAGCCGCCTGATGGCTGAACATCTGCGTATGACGACAGAGATACTTTTGAAGTCAGCAATTCCTTCTACTGACAGCCCGCCCAAGAAGCGTTAG
- a CDS encoding amidohydrolase family protein has translation MAKKYPVVIDMHSHIRVPEVVEFMKDYPITATGPGTDDWYVENSRSNSSANMIQLEEKRKVVSTQPAVRIDQMDDRGVDIQIISVNFPNTCLWMEPEIGLTAARLANSGIAEFCAHKPDRLFGMAAVPLQDPDLAAAELERCVKELGFRGAWINSHVRARDIGEAQFRPFWKKAEELDVPVFVHPLNAVDFDRMKKYFLFNAIGNTHEETLAMASLIYEGIMDDFPKLKAGICHGGGYLPYYPGRVDYCWETNRGGARDAAKEKPSSYFKRFYYDSNTFDLEALGVLIRNAGVSQVMYGSDWPAIPENYFQHIEALPELSDEDRQRIVWKNAAELFKIPV, from the coding sequence ATGGCCAAAAAGTATCCTGTCGTAATCGACATGCATTCCCATATTCGGGTTCCGGAAGTGGTGGAGTTCATGAAGGACTATCCCATCACCGCAACCGGCCCCGGAACCGACGACTGGTATGTGGAGAATTCACGAAGCAATTCCAGTGCCAACATGATCCAGCTGGAGGAGAAACGGAAAGTCGTATCGACGCAGCCCGCGGTCCGCATCGATCAGATGGATGACCGTGGGGTGGACATCCAGATCATCAGCGTCAACTTTCCCAACACCTGCCTTTGGATGGAACCTGAAATCGGCCTGACCGCCGCAAGATTGGCCAACTCAGGTATCGCCGAGTTTTGTGCCCATAAACCTGACCGCCTTTTCGGCATGGCGGCCGTACCCCTTCAGGACCCCGATCTCGCGGCGGCCGAACTGGAACGCTGCGTCAAGGAACTGGGCTTCCGCGGCGCATGGATCAACTCTCATGTGCGGGCCAGGGACATCGGCGAAGCTCAGTTCCGGCCGTTCTGGAAGAAGGCCGAGGAGCTCGACGTTCCCGTCTTCGTCCATCCACTTAACGCTGTCGATTTCGACCGCATGAAGAAGTACTTCCTGTTCAACGCCATTGGAAACACGCATGAGGAGACCCTGGCGATGGCATCTCTGATCTACGAGGGGATTATGGATGACTTTCCAAAGCTCAAGGCCGGTATCTGCCATGGCGGCGGCTATCTTCCATACTATCCTGGCCGCGTCGATTACTGCTGGGAAACGAACCGCGGCGGCGCGCGCGATGCTGCGAAGGAAAAGCCGAGCAGCTATTTCAAGCGCTTTTATTACGACAGCAACACGTTCGACCTGGAGGCGCTGGGCGTTTTGATCAGGAACGCGGGCGTGTCTCAGGTCATGTATGGATCTGATTGGCCGGCTATACCGGAAAACTACTTCCAGCACATCGAAGCGCTGCCAGAGCTGTCCGACGAAGACCGGCAGCGTATCGTCTGGAAGAACGCCGCGGAGCTTTTCAAAATTCCAGTCTAA
- a CDS encoding fumarylacetoacetate hydrolase family protein translates to MRFVSYLKGGQQGLAVKTVSGWFGLTADDPAWPGDLDEIVRNGQYSEAAETLSHGMPVNLTDVTHLLPFRRAGKVLCVGLNYADHVSESKMEPPSFPTVFVRFNSNLVPHGAELIRPKVSEMFDYEGELVAVIGKAGRAIPLHTALDHIAGYTIFNDGSIRDFQLRTNQWTIGKNFDNTGAMGPEFVTADELPAGATGLRLQTRLNGEVLQDANTDQLIFSIADLVSKLSIGMTLEPGDLIVSGTPSGVGFAREPKILMKPGDICEVEIEKIGLLRNVVSAEA, encoded by the coding sequence ATGCGTTTCGTGAGTTACTTGAAGGGAGGCCAGCAGGGATTGGCGGTAAAGACCGTTTCCGGCTGGTTTGGCCTGACTGCGGATGACCCCGCATGGCCGGGAGATCTCGACGAGATCGTACGAAACGGCCAGTACTCCGAAGCGGCGGAGACATTGTCGCACGGCATGCCGGTGAACTTGACTGATGTAACACACCTGCTTCCGTTTAGGCGCGCCGGCAAGGTCTTGTGCGTCGGGCTAAATTATGCCGACCATGTATCCGAAAGCAAAATGGAACCGCCGAGTTTTCCTACCGTCTTCGTCCGTTTCAATAGTAACTTGGTCCCACATGGTGCCGAGCTGATCCGTCCCAAGGTATCCGAAATGTTCGACTATGAGGGCGAATTGGTTGCCGTGATTGGCAAGGCAGGACGCGCCATACCGCTCCACACCGCCTTGGATCACATTGCCGGTTATACGATCTTCAACGACGGATCGATCCGCGATTTTCAATTGAGAACGAACCAGTGGACCATCGGCAAGAATTTCGACAACACTGGTGCAATGGGACCAGAATTCGTCACAGCGGACGAACTGCCTGCTGGTGCCACCGGCTTGCGACTGCAGACAAGGCTGAACGGAGAAGTTCTGCAGGATGCCAATACGGATCAGCTTATCTTTTCCATTGCCGACCTCGTGTCCAAGCTGAGTATCGGCATGACCCTTGAACCCGGAGACTTGATCGTCAGCGGGACCCCTTCTGGCGTCGGCTTCGCACGCGAACCGAAAATTCTCATGAAGCCCGGCGACATCTGCGAGGTTGAGATCGAAAAGATCGGCCTGCTTCGGAACGTCGTCTCCGCTGAAGCCTGA
- a CDS encoding FAD-dependent monooxygenase gives MEHLQTEVLIVGAGPCGLALATELVMRGRRVHIVEKNDRTGVQPRAKTTNVRTMSHMRRWGLAREVRERSPLSADFPRRTLFQTSLFAKPIFSFEDSFCASPTRRNEFPEHAEFIPQYVIEGILAEHVAAHPFATLKFGNELMEFAQNDNGVTATVRDASGVSRQIESRYIVGADGGRSSVRRQLGIRMQGRSDLVTFSTLILRLPGLINDPALPRALFHWIVDPEATCIIGPMDHGDLWYYARVADRETPTAELVATVERAIGRPIPLEVAMRDDWVVHSLIAERYRERHAFLAGDACHLHSPFGGHGMNLGIGDAVDLGWKLAAALEGWGGEGLLESYEVERRQMHLQVVESATKNVSHLSHRFADTLLRQTGPEADAARARAAEEIERLKAPEFRSLGLVLGNRYENSPALAQNEAALKPLDVTVYTPTAAPGHLAPHGWLDDETSLYDLFGSGFTLLVLSGHSSGIEEFLTEAKAAALPLDHVKLDRPELRNLYGADLVLVRPDQHVAWRGNSIPPSGLLISIMRGGAVNQKPLQHSA, from the coding sequence ATGGAGCACCTCCAAACGGAAGTCCTGATAGTCGGCGCCGGGCCATGCGGGCTAGCCCTGGCAACCGAGCTGGTTATGCGCGGGCGTAGGGTACATATAGTCGAAAAGAACGACAGGACCGGGGTTCAGCCTCGCGCGAAGACGACGAACGTCCGAACGATGAGCCACATGCGCCGATGGGGTTTGGCAAGGGAGGTCCGTGAACGCTCGCCGTTGTCCGCGGATTTCCCGCGCCGCACGCTCTTCCAGACATCGCTTTTTGCGAAACCGATCTTCAGTTTCGAGGACTCTTTCTGCGCAAGTCCGACACGCCGAAACGAGTTCCCCGAACATGCGGAATTCATCCCTCAGTATGTTATCGAGGGAATACTTGCCGAGCATGTGGCCGCTCACCCGTTCGCGACGCTTAAGTTCGGAAACGAGCTGATGGAATTCGCGCAGAACGATAACGGAGTCACGGCTACCGTACGGGACGCTTCTGGAGTGAGCCGCCAGATCGAGTCACGCTACATCGTCGGTGCGGACGGCGGACGAAGCTCGGTGCGGCGGCAACTGGGCATTCGAATGCAGGGCCGCAGCGATCTGGTGACATTTTCAACGCTTATACTTCGGTTGCCTGGCCTGATAAACGATCCGGCGCTGCCGCGGGCACTCTTTCACTGGATCGTCGATCCCGAGGCCACTTGCATTATCGGCCCGATGGATCACGGCGACTTGTGGTATTACGCCCGGGTTGCGGACAGGGAGACGCCGACCGCCGAACTGGTCGCGACAGTCGAACGAGCAATCGGTCGCCCCATTCCGCTCGAAGTCGCGATGCGGGACGACTGGGTGGTTCACAGCCTGATCGCGGAACGCTATCGTGAGCGGCATGCATTCCTCGCCGGCGATGCCTGTCATCTCCACTCGCCCTTCGGCGGCCACGGAATGAATCTAGGCATCGGCGATGCCGTCGATCTCGGTTGGAAGCTTGCCGCTGCTTTGGAAGGCTGGGGGGGCGAGGGTCTTCTCGAAAGCTATGAGGTCGAGAGGCGGCAGATGCACCTGCAGGTGGTCGAGAGCGCTACCAAAAACGTCTCCCATCTGTCGCATCGGTTCGCGGATACGCTTTTGCGACAGACCGGTCCGGAAGCCGATGCGGCTCGGGCGCGGGCGGCGGAAGAAATTGAACGGCTCAAGGCACCTGAATTCCGATCTCTCGGCCTCGTACTCGGCAATCGCTATGAGAACTCGCCGGCTTTGGCGCAAAACGAAGCAGCGTTGAAGCCGCTGGACGTTACGGTTTACACGCCAACCGCAGCCCCTGGACATCTGGCCCCACACGGTTGGCTCGACGACGAGACATCGCTGTACGATCTCTTTGGCAGTGGATTTACACTACTGGTTCTTTCGGGACATAGTTCGGGCATCGAAGAGTTCCTGACCGAGGCAAAGGCAGCTGCCCTCCCTCTGGACCATGTGAAACTCGACCGGCCGGAACTTCGGAACCTGTATGGGGCTGATCTCGTCCTTGTGCGGCCCGACCAGCATGTCGCGTGGCGCGGCAACAGTATTCCGCCGTCCGGGCTTCTAATCAGCATCATGCGCGGCGGTGCCGTAAACCAAAAGCCGTTGCAGCACAGCGCGTAA